ACCGCTCGGCGGCCCAGCTCAGTGCCGTGGACAGGTCCATCCGCTCTCCGATCGTCAACGCTCTGAATCGGACGGTACTGGAAGGACGGTGAACACACAAGCACGACCGTCCCGGGCGGACGGTCCGGGCGCTACCATCCGCGTCGTGTCCGAGGTGCGGCTGTCGACCACGTCCTACGTCGTGCTGGGGATGATCGCGCTGCGCGGCCCCTCCACGCCGTACGACCTCAAGCGCGCCGTGGGCCACTCCGTCGGCTACTTCTGGCACTTCCCGCACGCCCAGCTCTACTCCGAGCCCGACCGGCTCGCCGACCTCGGCCTGCTGGAGCTGTCGGTGGAGGACAGCGGGCGGCGGCGCAAGACCTACTCGCTGACCGCCCCCGGCCGTGACGCCGTGCGCGCGTGGCTCGCAGCGCCGACGAACGAGCACTTCCAGATGCGCGACATCGCCGAGCTGAAGCTGTTCTTCAACGAGGTCGGCGACCCGGGCAACGTCGCCACCCTCGCCGCGGAGCAGATGGCGCAGCACCGGGAGCGCATCGCCGTCTACGAGGGCATGGTGGAGCGCTTCGGCACCCAGCCCTCCGCGGAGCCGCGCATGATCACCCTCGAGCTGGGGCTGGAGATGGAGCACGCGGCCCTGCGGTTCTGGCGGGCGCTGGCCGACGGCGATCTGGACGGGCTGCGCGCGGCGCGGGAGCATCGGTACGACCGGTCGGAATGAATCCTGCCGGGACGGGCTTGGGAGCGGTATGGCGGGCACCACGCGAGGTTTCCTCGGACGACGACGCGAGCGCGATCCCCGGCTCCCCCCGGGCCAGTACGACGCGCGGGACGAGTGGCCGGTGCTCAACGCCGAGGCCACGCCGCGGCTGAGCACCGACCGGTGGACGTTCACCGTGGAGGGTCTCGTCGAGCGCGAGCTGACGTGGACCTGGGACGAGATCCGCGCGCTGCCGCCGTCGCGGTACGAGGGCGACATCCACTGCGTGACGACGTGGTCGAAGTTCGGCATGCGGTTCGACGGCGTCTCCGTCGACACGCTGCTCGACGCGGCCGGGGTGCTGCCCACCGCCACCCACGTCATCGGGGTGGCGCACACCGGCTACACCACCAACCTGCCGCTGGCCGACGTCACCGGCGGGAAGGCCTGGGTGGTCTGGGACGTCGACGGGCAGCCGCTCACCCGCGAGCACGGCGGCCCCGCCCGGCTGCTCGTGCCGCACCTGTACTTCTGGAAGAGCGCCAAGTGGGTCTCCGGCCTGCGCCTGCTCGACCACGACGAGCAGGGCTTCTGGGAGCGCAACGGCTACCACGACCGCGGCGACCCCTGGACCGAGCAGCGCTACCAGGGCGACTGATGACCCTGACGCCCGGCGGCACCACCCACCGCCGGACCCTGCGCTGGCAGCTCGCCCGGGTGCTGGCCGTGCGGGACGAGACGCCCCGCGCGCGGACGCTGCGCCTGGCCCTGCCCGAGCCCCGCCGGCACGTCGCGGGGCAGCACTACGTCGTGCGGCTCACCGCGCCCGACGGGTACACGGCCCAGCGCTCCTACTCGGTGGCGTCCGCCCCGGACGACACCGGCGAGATCGAGCTGACCGTCGAGGAGCTCGAGGACGGCGAGGTGTCGGGCTACCTGCACGGCGTGGTCGAGCCCGGCGACGAGCTGGAGGTCCGCGGCCCCATCGGCGGGTACTTCGCGTGGGCGGGCGACACCCCGGCGCTGCTCGTCGGCGGCGGGTCCGGCGTCGTGCCGCTCATGGCGATGCTGCGCCAGGCCCGACGTGCCGGGGCGGGCGACCTGCTGCGCGTCGTCGTCTCCGCCCGCACCGCGGCCGACCTGTACTACGCCGACGAGCTGCCCGGCCCGGAGACCACCGTCGTCCTGACGCGGACCGGGCGCGGGCGGCTCACGGTCGACGACCTCGCGCCGCTCGTCCGCGGCGGCGAGGACGTGTTCGTCTGCGGCTCCCCCGGCTTCTGCGACGCCGTCACCGACCTGCTGGTGGAGGCCGGGGTGCCGGTGGGGTCGATCCGCACGGAACGCTTCGGCCCCTCCGGCTGACGACCGCGGGCGCGCCCCGCCGCCCCGGCCCGTCGCCCGGCCCCCGCGCCCCGCCCGATCGCAGTGGGGTGGCTCCACTCCGACCAGGTTGCAGTGAAGCCACCCCACTGCGTCGCGGGTCGGGGTGGCGGGGGTCGGGGTGGCGGGGGTCGGGGTGGCGGGGGGTCAGGGCGGCGGGGTGAGGGCGCGGAGGATGCGGGCGAGGTGGGCGCGGTCGTCGTCGGACAGCGGCCGGAACACGCTCTCCGCCTCCGCCGCCCTGGCCGCGCGGATCGCGTCGCCGACCTCGCGCCCGCGCTCGGTGGGGGCGACGAGGGTGGCGCGGCGGTCGGCCGGGTCCGGGGCGCGCTCGACGAGGCCGCGACCCTCCAGCGCGTCGACGACCTCGGTCGCGGACCGGGGCGCGATCCGCAGTGCGTCGGCCAGGTCCCCCAGCCGCAGCGGTCCCCCGCGCAGCAGCGTGCCCAGTGCCCGCGCCTGGGCCGGCGTGACGTCCCACGGCGCCAGCGCCTCGCGCGCGGCCTCGCGCATCCGCCGCGCGACCGCGCGGAAACCGTCGGAGAGGGAGTCGTCCACGGGAACAGACTAGACACGGCCCGTGTTGCACCCTCATAGTGAGGTTACCTCAACAAAGTCGACGGAAGGATCCGTACTTGGAAGCCGACATGCAGAAGCTGTCCCGTCGCGCCGGGCGCGACACCGTCACCGCCGCCGACACGGCGCAGGCCCGCGAGGTCTCGCTGCGTCGCATCGGCCGTCTGTTCACCCCCCACCGCCGCGCGCTCGCGGTCGTCACGGCGATCATCGTCGCGTCGTCCGTCGTCGCGCTGGCCTCGCCGTTCCTGCTCCGCGCGGTGATCGACACCGCCCTCCCGGAGCGCGACATCCCGCTGCTCGCCTGGCTCGCGGGCGCGATGGTCGCGGTCGCCGCGATCACCGCCGCCCTCGGCGTCGTGCAGACCTGGATCGCCACCTCCGTCGGCCAGCGGGTCATGCACCGGCTGCGCACCGACGTGTTCGCCCACCTGCAGCGCCAGTCGATCGCGTTCTTCACGCGCACCCGCACCGGCGAGGTGCAGTCGCGCATCACCAACGACATCGGCGGCATGCAGACCGTCGTCACCTCGACGGCCACGTCCGTCGCCTCCAACCTGACCACCGCGGTCGCCACGGCCGTCGCGATGGCCGTGCTGTCCTGGCAGCTCTCGCTGATCTCGCTGGTCGTGCTGCCGCCCGCGGTCTACCTGACCCGCCGGGTCGCGCAGATGCGCCGCGCCATCACCGCGCGCCAGCAGCGCGAGCTCGCCGACCTCAACGTCACCGTCGAGGAGGGCCTGTCGATCAGCGGCATCCAGCTCTCGCGGACGATGGGCGCGGGCCCCGCGCTCGTCGAGCGGTTCACCGGGTCCTCGGCCCGGCTCGTCGACCTGGAGCTGCGCAGCCAGCTCGCCGGACGCTGGCGGATGGCCTCGACCGGGGTGGTGTTCGCCGCCGTGCCGGCCGTGATCTACCTCGGCGCCGGGTTCACGACCACCCTGTCGATCGGCACGCTCGTCGCGTTCACCACCCTGCAGGCGGGGCTGTTCCGGCCCCTGCTGGGCCTGATGAGCGTCGGGGTCTCGCTGGTCAGCTCGCTCGCCCTGTTCGCCCGCATCTTCGAGTACCTCGACCTCCCCGTCGAGGTCGACGACCCGGCCGACCCCGTCGAGATCGACCCGGCGCGGATGCGCGGGCACGTCCGCATCGACGACGTCACCTTCGCCTACCCCGGCGCCGACACCGCGGCCGTCGCGGGCGTCACCCTCGACGTCCCCGCCGGCAGCACGCTGGCCCTGGTCGGCGCGACGGGCTCGGGCAAGTCGACGCTCGCCGCGCTCGTCGCCCGCCTCTACGACCCGGACGCCGGACGCGTCACGATCGACGGCGTCGACCTGCGCGACATGCGCCTCACCGACCTCGCCTCGGTCGTCGGCGTCGTGAGCCAGGAGACCTACCTGCTGCACACCACGGTGCGGGAGAACCTGCGCTACGCCAAGCCGGACGCGACCGACGCCGAGATCGAGGCCGCGGCCCGCGCCGCGCAGGTGCACGAGCTGATCGCGGCCCTGCCCGACGGCTACGACACCCTGGTCGGCTCGCGGGGGCACCGCTTCTCCGGGGGCGAGAAGCAGCGCCTGGCCATCGCCCGGACCCTGCTGCGCGACCCCCGCGTGCTGGTCCTCGACGAGGCCACCTCGGCGCTGGACACCAGCACCGAGAAGGCCGTCCAGGCCGCGTTCGACGCGCTGTCCCGCGGCCGCACCACGATCACCATCGCCCACCGCCTGTCCACCGTCCGCGGCGCCGACCGGATCGCGGTCGTCGACCACGGCCGGATCGCCGAGTCCGGCACCCACGACGAGCTGGTCGCGCGCGAAGGCCGGTACGCCACACTGGCGGCATGATCGGTCGCACGGCCCTGGTCACGGGCGTCAGCAGGCGGCGCGGCATCGGGTTCGCCCTCGCCCGGCGCCTGCTCGCCGACGGCCACCGCGTCTTCGCCCAGTCCTTCAGCCCCTACGACGCCACCGAGCCCTGGGGCGCCGACCCGATCGACGAGGTGCTCGACGAGCTC
This sequence is a window from Pseudonocardia petroleophila. Protein-coding genes within it:
- a CDS encoding PadR family transcriptional regulator; this translates as MSEVRLSTTSYVVLGMIALRGPSTPYDLKRAVGHSVGYFWHFPHAQLYSEPDRLADLGLLELSVEDSGRRRKTYSLTAPGRDAVRAWLAAPTNEHFQMRDIAELKLFFNEVGDPGNVATLAAEQMAQHRERIAVYEGMVERFGTQPSAEPRMITLELGLEMEHAALRFWRALADGDLDGLRAAREHRYDRSE
- a CDS encoding sulfite oxidase-like oxidoreductase, producing MAGTTRGFLGRRRERDPRLPPGQYDARDEWPVLNAEATPRLSTDRWTFTVEGLVERELTWTWDEIRALPPSRYEGDIHCVTTWSKFGMRFDGVSVDTLLDAAGVLPTATHVIGVAHTGYTTNLPLADVTGGKAWVVWDVDGQPLTREHGGPARLLVPHLYFWKSAKWVSGLRLLDHDEQGFWERNGYHDRGDPWTEQRYQGD
- a CDS encoding ferredoxin reductase codes for the protein MTLTPGGTTHRRTLRWQLARVLAVRDETPRARTLRLALPEPRRHVAGQHYVVRLTAPDGYTAQRSYSVASAPDDTGEIELTVEELEDGEVSGYLHGVVEPGDELEVRGPIGGYFAWAGDTPALLVGGGSGVVPLMAMLRQARRAGAGDLLRVVVSARTAADLYYADELPGPETTVVLTRTGRGRLTVDDLAPLVRGGEDVFVCGSPGFCDAVTDLLVEAGVPVGSIRTERFGPSG
- a CDS encoding MarR family winged helix-turn-helix transcriptional regulator, whose amino-acid sequence is MDDSLSDGFRAVARRMREAAREALAPWDVTPAQARALGTLLRGGPLRLGDLADALRIAPRSATEVVDALEGRGLVERAPDPADRRATLVAPTERGREVGDAIRAARAAEAESVFRPLSDDDRAHLARILRALTPPP
- a CDS encoding ABC transporter ATP-binding protein — encoded protein: MQKLSRRAGRDTVTAADTAQAREVSLRRIGRLFTPHRRALAVVTAIIVASSVVALASPFLLRAVIDTALPERDIPLLAWLAGAMVAVAAITAALGVVQTWIATSVGQRVMHRLRTDVFAHLQRQSIAFFTRTRTGEVQSRITNDIGGMQTVVTSTATSVASNLTTAVATAVAMAVLSWQLSLISLVVLPPAVYLTRRVAQMRRAITARQQRELADLNVTVEEGLSISGIQLSRTMGAGPALVERFTGSSARLVDLELRSQLAGRWRMASTGVVFAAVPAVIYLGAGFTTTLSIGTLVAFTTLQAGLFRPLLGLMSVGVSLVSSLALFARIFEYLDLPVEVDDPADPVEIDPARMRGHVRIDDVTFAYPGADTAAVAGVTLDVPAGSTLALVGATGSGKSTLAALVARLYDPDAGRVTIDGVDLRDMRLTDLASVVGVVSQETYLLHTTVRENLRYAKPDATDAEIEAAARAAQVHELIAALPDGYDTLVGSRGHRFSGGEKQRLAIARTLLRDPRVLVLDEATSALDTSTEKAVQAAFDALSRGRTTITIAHRLSTVRGADRIAVVDHGRIAESGTHDELVAREGRYATLAA